From Nitrospirota bacterium, the proteins below share one genomic window:
- a CDS encoding nucleotidyl transferase AbiEii/AbiGii toxin family protein, producing MTARHPSNLPASIHQRLLNQAKQQGRPLQELLQYFAIERFLFRLSQSNYATTFYLKGALMLRLWDAPLSRSTIDVDLMSRHVLSQDAIQNIVKEICEQQVPDDGCRFDSATVTAQPIRIDNNYGGIRVDFIAHIGNMKLSMQVDVGFGDVIVPGPIPIDFPALLDFPSPHLLAYSPESAIAEKFQAMVILDSANSRMKDFYDISLLARTHPFKGAVLSQAIQATFERRRTPLPLDSPTALTDSFARDQTKQTQWNAFVRKGRIVEKVPFGEVVELLRMFLMPPTLAAARDEGFKFDWPAGGPWK from the coding sequence ATGACGGCCCGTCACCCGTCTAACCTGCCGGCATCGATCCACCAACGGCTGCTGAACCAAGCCAAACAACAAGGCCGACCTCTTCAAGAATTGCTCCAGTACTTCGCTATCGAACGGTTTCTGTTTCGCTTGAGTCAATCGAACTATGCCACCACGTTTTACCTCAAAGGAGCCCTCATGCTTCGGCTATGGGATGCTCCGCTCTCACGCTCGACCATTGATGTGGACCTCATGAGCCGACACGTCCTGTCTCAGGACGCAATACAGAACATCGTCAAAGAGATATGCGAGCAACAGGTGCCGGACGACGGCTGTCGTTTCGACTCAGCGACCGTGACAGCCCAGCCGATCCGTATCGATAACAATTATGGAGGCATCCGCGTCGACTTCATCGCTCACATTGGCAACATGAAGCTGAGTATGCAGGTGGATGTCGGATTCGGTGATGTGATCGTCCCGGGACCGATTCCAATCGACTTTCCTGCTCTCCTCGATTTTCCCTCGCCACATCTGCTCGCATATTCGCCGGAAAGCGCGATTGCAGAGAAGTTTCAGGCCATGGTGATTCTGGATTCGGCGAATAGCCGAATGAAAGATTTCTATGATATTTCGCTGCTTGCACGTACTCACCCCTTCAAGGGTGCCGTATTGAGTCAGGCCATTCAGGCCACCTTTGAGCGACGGCGCACTCCGCTTCCGCTGGATAGTCCGACTGCACTGACAGATAGCTTTGCAAGAGATCAAACCAAGCAAACCCAGTGGAATGCGTTCGTCCGAAAGGGACGCATCGTTGAGAAGGTACCATTCGGGGAAGTCGTAGAATTGCTTCGGATGTTTCTCATGCCACCAACGTTGGCCGCTGCCAGAGACGAGGGCTTTAAGTTCGATTGGCCGGCCGGCGGACCTTGGAAGTGA
- a CDS encoding DEAD/DEAH box helicase family protein: MVRNLVRDAQISGPSHRYLIQHSAGSGKSNSIAWLAHQLSVLHDAADRRVFDSIIVITDRRVLDRQLQRTVRQFEQTVGVVENIDTTSRQLKQALEDGKTLIVTTLQKFSVIANEIGALPGKRFAVIIDEAHSSQTGETTKSLKLVLAAGSLEVAEEEDQEEGDDLEDRIVGEVKKRGQLPNVSYFAFTATPKPKTLELFGSKQADGRYAPFSLYTMRQAIEEGFILDVLQNYTTYKTYWNLLKTIAEDPRYDRHKASYLLKSFVDLHPHAIEKKVAIMVDHCAGQVVHRIAGKAKAMIVT, from the coding sequence GTGGTCCGGAATCTGGTGCGGGACGCGCAGATTTCCGGTCCCAGTCACCGTTATCTCATTCAACACAGCGCGGGCAGCGGCAAAAGCAACTCGATCGCCTGGTTGGCGCATCAGCTTAGCGTGCTGCATGATGCAGCGGATCGGCGCGTCTTCGACTCCATCATCGTCATCACCGACCGGCGGGTCCTCGACCGCCAGCTCCAGCGGACGGTCCGGCAATTCGAGCAGACGGTCGGGGTAGTGGAGAACATCGATACAACGTCGCGACAACTCAAACAGGCCCTGGAGGACGGCAAGACCCTTATCGTCACGACGCTTCAAAAATTTTCGGTCATTGCCAACGAAATTGGCGCCCTCCCCGGTAAACGGTTCGCGGTCATCATCGATGAAGCCCATTCATCTCAAACGGGAGAAACGACCAAGAGCTTGAAGCTCGTCCTTGCGGCCGGCAGTCTCGAAGTCGCAGAAGAAGAGGACCAGGAGGAAGGAGACGATCTCGAAGACCGTATCGTGGGGGAGGTCAAGAAACGCGGCCAACTGCCCAACGTGAGCTACTTTGCCTTCACGGCGACGCCCAAGCCGAAGACGTTGGAACTGTTCGGCTCGAAACAGGCCGATGGCCGGTATGCACCCTTCAGTCTCTACACCATGCGGCAAGCCATTGAGGAAGGCTTCATTTTGGATGTTCTCCAGAACTACACGACGTACAAGACGTACTGGAATCTGTTGAAGACGATCGCCGAGGATCCGCGGTACGACCGGCACAAGGCGAGCTATCTGCTCAAGTCGTTCGTGGACCTGCATCCCCATGCCATCGAGAAGAAAGTCGCGATCATGGTGGACCATTGTGCCGGCCAGGTCGTCCACCGGATCGCCGGCAAGGCGAAAGCCATGATCGTCACCTGA
- a CDS encoding type IV toxin-antitoxin system AbiEi family antitoxin domain-containing protein, which yields MGLIQSERQAETIFRRHRGVLRTSHALKLGIHPRILYRLRDSGRLVTVTRGVYRLADLPEPSQPDLLVVASRIPQAVICLISALSFHGITTQIPHEVHIALPRRTRYPRLDHPPTRVFLMTEAAYSEGIEKHSIEGMQIRVYSPEKSVVDCFKFRNKIGMDVAVEALRLARERKRVTPQALLHYARLCRVERVIRPYLEAMT from the coding sequence ATGGGGCTCATCCAATCAGAACGACAAGCGGAAACCATCTTCAGACGCCATCGAGGGGTGCTTAGAACCTCTCATGCCCTGAAACTGGGGATCCATCCCCGTATCCTTTATCGGCTTCGCGATTCAGGACGGCTTGTCACTGTGACTCGTGGCGTGTACCGGCTGGCTGATCTCCCGGAGCCGAGCCAGCCTGACCTCCTCGTCGTAGCGAGCCGCATCCCTCAAGCAGTTATTTGTCTGATCTCAGCCCTTTCGTTTCACGGCATCACCACCCAGATTCCTCATGAAGTCCACATTGCGCTGCCCCGGCGGACCCGTTATCCGCGGCTCGACCACCCACCCACTCGTGTGTTCCTCATGACCGAGGCCGCGTACTCAGAAGGGATCGAGAAGCATTCCATTGAGGGTATGCAGATACGGGTCTATAGCCCGGAAAAGAGCGTCGTGGATTGCTTCAAGTTTCGCAACAAGATCGGGATGGACGTGGCCGTTGAAGCGCTGCGACTCGCCCGGGAACGTAAGCGGGTGACTCCTCAAGCGCTTCTTCACTATGCCCGGCTGTGCCGAGTCGAGCGCGTGATCCGTCCTTATCTGGAGGCCATGACATGA